The proteins below come from a single Plantactinospora sp. KBS50 genomic window:
- a CDS encoding GNAT family N-acetyltransferase, with protein MTGDVAVRRFPRLTVSTPRAHVRPLTGHDADAVAEVFGDKLTLRWLPLPQPGTVDAVRWCTEAAQERRDSGSGDHYGVVRREDDRLVGCLWTKRTDWACRVTEVSYAIAPEARGFGLAAEAVDAAAIALILEHGFHRVEVRVAPGNTPARRVVEKAGFSYEGLLRNAGYVQGGRVDLEVWSFVAADLG; from the coding sequence GTGACCGGTGACGTGGCGGTACGTCGCTTTCCGCGGCTGACCGTCTCCACCCCGCGGGCGCACGTCCGACCGCTGACCGGGCACGACGCGGACGCGGTGGCGGAGGTCTTCGGGGACAAGCTGACGCTGCGCTGGCTGCCGCTGCCGCAGCCGGGCACGGTCGACGCCGTGCGGTGGTGCACCGAGGCGGCCCAGGAGCGGCGGGACAGCGGCAGCGGCGACCACTACGGGGTCGTCAGGCGCGAGGACGATCGGCTGGTCGGCTGCCTGTGGACCAAGCGGACCGACTGGGCCTGCCGGGTCACCGAGGTCTCGTACGCGATCGCGCCCGAGGCGCGCGGCTTCGGCCTGGCGGCCGAGGCGGTGGACGCGGCGGCCATCGCGCTGATCCTGGAGCACGGGTTCCACCGGGTCGAGGTCCGGGTGGCGCCGGGCAACACCCCGGCCCGCCGGGTGGTGGAGAAGGCCGGGTTCAGCTACGAGGGCCTGCTGCGCAACGCCGGGTACGTCCAGGGCGGCCGGGTCGACCTTGAGGTCTGGTCCTTCGTGGCCGCCGACCTGGGCTGA